A section of the Petrimonas sulfuriphila genome encodes:
- a CDS encoding dipeptidase, which produces MQEINNYVETHKQRFLDELFELIRIPSISSLPEHKPDMYRAAEKWKEILLAAGADKAEVYETDGNPVTYGEKIIDPKAPTVMVYAHMDVMPVDPVGLWKTDPFEPVVKEGKIWARGADDDKGQGFMHAKAFEYLVKSEKLNCNVKFLIEGEEEVGSPSLPKFCKKHKKMLQADVILVSDTSMIAPDVPSITTGLRGLAYWQVEVTGPDKDLHSGLFGGAVANPINVLAKMIAQVTDDNGRILIPGFYDDVVEVSRKERNMMAKAPFSLEEYKKSLDVKEVFGEKGYTTNERTGIRPTFDVCGIWGGYTGEGAKTVLPSRAYAKISTRLVPNQDHNKIAKLFVKFFESIAPKSVKVKVEYLHGGPSYVCPIDLPAYKAAAKAYTEVYGKTPIPVRSGGSIPIIATFEEVLGIKSVLMGFGLGSDAIHSPNENYPLEQFYNGIRTIPLFYRYFAEEMGR; this is translated from the coding sequence ATGCAGGAGATTAACAACTACGTGGAAACCCACAAGCAACGATTTTTAGACGAGCTCTTCGAACTGATCCGAATTCCATCCATCTCATCACTTCCCGAGCACAAACCGGACATGTACCGCGCCGCCGAAAAATGGAAAGAAATTCTGCTCGCTGCCGGTGCCGATAAGGCGGAGGTATATGAAACCGATGGAAATCCGGTGACATATGGCGAGAAGATAATCGACCCCAAGGCACCCACCGTAATGGTTTACGCTCACATGGACGTTATGCCGGTTGATCCGGTCGGCTTATGGAAAACCGACCCCTTTGAACCGGTGGTGAAAGAGGGGAAGATCTGGGCGCGTGGCGCCGATGACGATAAAGGCCAGGGATTTATGCACGCCAAAGCGTTTGAATACCTCGTGAAGTCGGAAAAATTGAATTGTAACGTGAAATTCCTGATTGAAGGTGAGGAAGAGGTTGGGTCGCCCAGTTTGCCCAAGTTTTGCAAAAAACACAAAAAAATGCTGCAGGCCGATGTTATTCTGGTCTCAGATACCTCAATGATAGCCCCGGATGTTCCTTCCATTACCACCGGGTTGCGCGGATTGGCATACTGGCAGGTGGAAGTTACCGGCCCGGACAAAGATCTTCATTCGGGCCTCTTTGGCGGTGCAGTAGCCAATCCCATCAATGTGCTGGCCAAAATGATTGCACAGGTTACGGACGATAACGGACGTATTTTGATTCCCGGATTTTACGACGATGTTGTAGAGGTTTCCCGAAAGGAACGGAACATGATGGCGAAAGCTCCGTTTTCGCTTGAGGAATACAAAAAATCGCTTGACGTGAAGGAAGTTTTCGGCGAGAAAGGGTACACCACCAATGAACGCACCGGCATCCGGCCTACTTTCGACGTATGCGGTATCTGGGGCGGCTACACGGGTGAAGGCGCCAAAACAGTGCTTCCCTCCAGGGCATATGCTAAAATCAGTACCCGGCTGGTGCCCAACCAGGACCACAACAAAATAGCCAAATTGTTTGTGAAGTTTTTTGAAAGCATTGCTCCGAAATCGGTAAAGGTAAAAGTGGAATACCTGCACGGAGGGCCGTCGTATGTCTGCCCTATTGATTTGCCGGCATACAAAGCCGCCGCAAAGGCTTACACGGAGGTATACGGAAAAACTCCGATTCCTGTCCGTTCGGGAGGAAGTATTCCGATTATCGCCACTTTTGAAGAGGTCCTCGGTATTAAGTCGGTGCTAATGGGTTTTGGGTTAGGATCTGATGCCATTCACTCACCCAATGAAAATTACCCTTTGGAACAGTTTTACAACGGAATCCGTACTATTCCGCTGTTTTACCGGTATTTTGCAGAAGAGATGGGGAGGTAA
- the buk gene encoding butyrate kinase, giving the protein MDNHPRILVINPGSTSTKIAVYKNGDVVFLKTIRHSVEELSQFKRISDQYEFRKNIVYNELKNAEIRLDLIRIVVGRGGIVKPIASGVYRVNETMKRDLIEAKRGEHASNLGALIADDIAKQLPSAEAFIADPVVVDEFEPIARYSGHPLFERVSLFHALNQKAIARAHAKSLMRRYEDMDLIVVHLGGGISVGVHHQGRVVDVNQALDGDGPISPERSGTLPVGELLKMAFSGKYTYEEMKSMVVGKGGLYAYTGLNNAYEVEKAAQAGDKKCYDVMEAMAYQTAKEIGAFSTVLKGDVDAILITGGMANSKWFCNLIIERIHKIAPVYVYPGEDEMKALAENGALILSGEIEPKEYV; this is encoded by the coding sequence ATGGACAATCATCCACGGATCCTGGTGATTAACCCGGGTTCAACATCAACAAAAATTGCCGTTTATAAAAACGGAGATGTAGTTTTTTTAAAGACTATCCGCCACTCAGTCGAGGAATTAAGCCAGTTTAAAAGAATAAGCGATCAGTATGAATTTCGCAAAAACATCGTCTATAATGAATTAAAGAACGCCGAAATCAGGTTGGACCTTATCCGGATCGTCGTCGGACGTGGAGGAATAGTGAAACCTATTGCGTCGGGCGTTTACAGGGTAAACGAAACCATGAAGAGAGACCTTATCGAGGCAAAAAGAGGAGAACACGCCAGTAACCTGGGAGCGCTTATTGCCGACGATATCGCCAAACAACTCCCCTCAGCAGAAGCCTTTATCGCTGACCCGGTAGTGGTGGACGAGTTCGAACCCATTGCCCGGTATTCGGGGCATCCCCTTTTCGAAAGAGTATCCCTTTTCCATGCGCTCAATCAAAAAGCCATTGCCCGCGCTCACGCCAAATCACTCATGCGGAGATATGAGGATATGGACCTTATCGTGGTACACTTGGGAGGAGGAATATCGGTGGGGGTACATCATCAGGGACGCGTCGTGGACGTGAACCAGGCACTCGACGGTGATGGACCCATTTCTCCGGAACGGTCCGGAACGCTTCCCGTCGGCGAACTCCTGAAAATGGCTTTCAGCGGCAAATATACGTATGAGGAGATGAAGTCGATGGTGGTCGGCAAAGGGGGACTGTACGCATATACGGGCCTCAACAATGCCTATGAAGTAGAAAAAGCCGCTCAGGCCGGAGATAAAAAATGCTACGATGTGATGGAAGCCATGGCTTACCAGACAGCAAAAGAAATCGGCGCATTCTCAACCGTTCTGAAAGGCGATGTGGATGCCATCCTGATCACCGGAGGAATGGCTAACAGCAAATGGTTCTGCAACCTGATCATCGAACGTATCCATAAAATCGCACCGGTATACGTTTATCCGGGTGAGGATGAAATGAAAGCCCTGGCTGAAAACGGTGCACTGATCCTAAGCGGAGAGATTGAACCGAAAGAGTACGTGTAA
- a CDS encoding bifunctional enoyl-CoA hydratase/phosphate acetyltransferase gives MIHRLAELTEKAKQKPIRKIAVAAAEDGSVLKSIKAAMQQGLVSPVLVGNKSEIERIAQLIDFDLSQVEIIHNDNGANESAKIAVSEIKKGNAGILMKGLVSTGDLLKAVLDKENGLRKAAVLSHVAFFESPYYHKLFCVTDAAMNIAPDLDTKVHILNNAVEACHKLGITVPKVTVAAAVETVNPKMEATVHAAQLKEMNINKQLQGCLVDGPFAVDIAVDKEAATHKGIFSEVAGDSDIILVPDIEAGNIFYKALNFLGGAVCAAVIMGAAVPIVLTSRSDSEISKMLSIVLAAAMD, from the coding sequence ATGATTCACAGATTAGCTGAACTTACCGAAAAAGCCAAACAGAAACCCATACGGAAGATTGCAGTTGCGGCAGCAGAAGACGGATCGGTACTAAAATCCATCAAAGCAGCTATGCAACAAGGACTTGTCAGTCCTGTACTGGTTGGTAACAAAAGTGAAATTGAAAGAATCGCGCAACTCATTGATTTTGATCTGAGTCAGGTAGAAATTATCCACAACGACAACGGAGCCAATGAATCGGCAAAAATAGCTGTGTCTGAGATAAAGAAAGGTAATGCCGGTATTCTTATGAAAGGCCTTGTCAGCACGGGCGACCTGCTAAAAGCTGTTCTCGACAAAGAAAACGGCCTGCGAAAAGCAGCAGTCCTCAGTCACGTGGCCTTTTTTGAGTCGCCTTACTACCACAAACTTTTCTGTGTAACGGATGCGGCCATGAACATTGCTCCCGATCTGGATACCAAGGTACATATCCTCAACAATGCCGTGGAGGCATGTCATAAACTCGGGATAACCGTGCCTAAAGTCACTGTAGCCGCCGCTGTAGAAACCGTTAATCCAAAAATGGAAGCCACCGTTCATGCCGCTCAGCTGAAAGAAATGAACATCAATAAACAATTGCAGGGATGCCTCGTGGATGGACCTTTTGCCGTCGATATTGCCGTCGACAAAGAGGCTGCCACACATAAAGGCATCTTCAGTGAAGTTGCCGGGGACAGCGACATTATTCTCGTACCCGACATAGAAGCCGGAAATATATTTTACAAGGCGTTAAACTTCTTGGGAGGAGCCGTCTGTGCAGCCGTAATCATGGGTGCGGCGGTTCCTATTGTGCTTACATCACGCTCCGATTCAGAAATCAGCAAGATGCTTTCTATCGTTTTGGCAGCAGCTATGGATTAA
- a CDS encoding NUDIX hydrolase, whose translation MKNSTHVYNPHVSVDCVVFGFDGEKLKVLLIERTIEEQNFSDKKLPGSIIFEDEDLDEAAIRILNELTGLKNIYLSQFHSFGNPQRTKNMRDKNWLEKLTNMKIGRIVTVGYVALIKISRKIIFESENTAANWYDVSSLKSLRLAFDHNEIADTALEHIRHKVKSEPSMLFELLPQKFTMTQLRNLYDIIMGTTSDVRNFKKKIMQIEGLEQLDEVQKDVPYRAPRLYRFDKKVHKKNTRKLYS comes from the coding sequence ATGAAAAATAGCACTCATGTTTACAACCCTCACGTTTCGGTGGACTGCGTTGTTTTTGGGTTTGACGGTGAAAAACTGAAAGTATTGCTTATCGAACGGACGATAGAAGAACAAAACTTCAGCGATAAAAAATTACCGGGAAGCATTATTTTCGAAGATGAAGACCTGGATGAGGCAGCTATACGTATCCTTAACGAACTGACGGGATTAAAAAACATTTACCTGAGCCAGTTTCATAGCTTTGGCAATCCCCAAAGGACAAAGAATATGAGGGACAAAAATTGGCTGGAGAAACTGACAAACATGAAAATCGGCAGAATCGTTACAGTAGGGTATGTGGCACTGATTAAAATAAGTAGAAAAATTATTTTTGAGTCGGAGAATACTGCAGCAAACTGGTACGACGTAAGTTCATTAAAATCTTTACGGCTAGCTTTCGATCACAATGAAATTGCGGATACTGCGTTAGAGCATATCCGCCACAAAGTGAAGTCGGAGCCCTCCATGTTATTCGAACTGCTGCCTCAGAAGTTCACCATGACACAACTTAGAAACCTGTATGATATCATAATGGGCACAACGTCTGATGTCCGTAACTTCAAGAAAAAAATAATGCAGATTGAAGGCCTGGAACAATTGGACGAAGTGCAGAAAGATGTACCTTACAGAGCTCCCAGGCTTTACAGGTTCGATAAAAAAGTACACAAAAAAAATACACGAAAACTATATAGTTAG
- a CDS encoding glycoside hydrolase family 3 C-terminal domain-containing protein: MKKTSGYYLFLLWIAGFLFFSCKEVQPYLNTKLSFEERADDLLSRLTIEEKAELMRYDSPAIDRLGIPAYNWWNECLHGVGRSGLATVFPQAIGMAAMWDSQQMSEIATAISDEARAKHHDYVSKGKRGIYQGLTFWTPNINIFRDPRWGRGMETYGEDPFLTAELAIPFIKGLQGDDSKYLKLVATVKHFAVHSGPESTRHSFDVYPSDYDLAETYLPHFRRAVQEAGAYSVMCAYNRLRGEPCCGDKYLEDLLRNKWGFNGYIVSDCGAISDFYRENAHHIVNTPEEASAKAVKAGTDLNCGDTYAKGLIETVKQNLITEAELDVSVKRLLLARFKLGMFDPDSEVKYAQIPIEVVDSENHRVLALQAARKSMVLLKNDNNLLPFSKEVKKVAVIGPNADDNEVLLGNYNGYPSKGITPLKGIIEKLPHAEVAFAQGCTLAEKLPYFTVIPADYFYTDKTLQTKGLNVEYFDNNKLEGIAKRTRVDDNIDFVWWNKAPFDDLNPEEFSICWRGVLVPPVTGEYAIGGEAFTGYKLSVDGKEVTQGRDQHHARKRYEYVQFEAGKPYEIEVEYVQDKTEYAHVKILWDVPNPNLKQEAIDLARNSDLVILCMGLSPLLEGEEMKVNVEGFAGGDRLDIKLPAVQTELMKEIQKLGKPTVLVLLNGSALAFNWEAENIPAILEAWYPGQSGGTAIADVIFGDYNPAGRLPVTFYKDVNQIPAFDNYDMQGKTYRYFEGKPLYEFGYGLSYTTFQYKLRTVPESVKNGEDISVSVDVTNTGNMDGDEVVQLYVSLPDSKLQKPIRALQGFKRVHLKKGETQTVKFTLKPHQIAARNKANIPVVETGKVQVSIGGKQPDAGSLATGNVVEVFIETEGDNYFINE, translated from the coding sequence ATGAAAAAGACTTCTGGTTACTACCTGTTTCTTTTGTGGATCGCAGGATTTCTCTTTTTTTCCTGCAAAGAGGTACAGCCTTATTTAAACACAAAACTCTCTTTCGAAGAAAGAGCGGACGACCTGCTCTCACGGTTGACAATCGAAGAGAAGGCTGAGCTGATGCGATACGATTCACCGGCCATTGACCGGCTGGGCATACCTGCATATAATTGGTGGAACGAATGCTTGCACGGTGTCGGGCGCTCCGGTTTGGCTACGGTTTTTCCACAAGCTATCGGAATGGCGGCTATGTGGGACAGTCAGCAAATGTCAGAAATTGCAACAGCCATTTCTGACGAAGCGCGCGCCAAGCATCACGATTATGTCTCAAAAGGGAAAAGAGGTATTTACCAGGGATTGACTTTCTGGACACCCAACATCAATATTTTCCGTGATCCGCGGTGGGGCAGGGGGATGGAAACCTACGGGGAAGATCCGTTCCTGACGGCAGAACTTGCCATCCCTTTCATTAAAGGATTACAGGGCGATGATTCAAAGTACCTGAAGTTAGTGGCAACCGTCAAACATTTTGCTGTTCACAGCGGTCCGGAATCCACCCGGCATTCGTTCGACGTATATCCTTCAGATTATGATCTGGCAGAAACTTATCTGCCTCATTTTAGGCGTGCTGTCCAGGAGGCGGGTGCCTATTCCGTCATGTGTGCCTATAACCGGTTACGGGGTGAGCCGTGCTGTGGCGATAAATACCTGGAAGATCTGTTGCGGAACAAATGGGGGTTCAACGGATATATTGTTTCCGATTGTGGGGCCATCAGTGATTTTTACAGGGAAAATGCCCACCACATAGTCAACACACCCGAAGAAGCATCGGCTAAAGCGGTAAAAGCCGGAACCGACCTTAATTGTGGCGATACATATGCCAAAGGTTTGATTGAAACCGTGAAGCAAAATCTAATCACGGAAGCGGAGCTGGATGTTTCGGTAAAACGGCTTTTGCTTGCCAGGTTCAAGCTCGGAATGTTTGACCCGGATAGCGAAGTGAAATATGCGCAAATCCCTATTGAGGTCGTGGACAGTGAGAATCATCGGGTGCTGGCATTACAAGCTGCACGAAAATCGATGGTTTTATTGAAGAACGACAACAACCTCTTGCCTTTTAGCAAGGAAGTTAAAAAAGTAGCCGTTATTGGTCCAAATGCGGACGATAACGAGGTTCTGTTGGGCAACTACAACGGATACCCTTCGAAAGGAATCACGCCGTTAAAAGGGATTATCGAAAAATTACCCCATGCTGAAGTTGCTTTTGCTCAGGGATGCACACTGGCGGAAAAGCTTCCCTACTTTACCGTTATTCCGGCTGATTATTTTTATACCGATAAAACGCTTCAAACGAAAGGACTGAATGTTGAATATTTCGATAACAACAAGCTGGAAGGTATCGCAAAGCGCACGCGCGTTGATGACAATATCGATTTCGTGTGGTGGAATAAAGCACCCTTCGATGATTTAAACCCGGAAGAATTCTCGATCTGCTGGAGAGGGGTTCTTGTGCCACCTGTTACAGGTGAATATGCCATTGGAGGCGAAGCTTTCACCGGATACAAACTGTCGGTGGACGGTAAGGAGGTAACACAAGGCAGGGACCAGCATCACGCGAGAAAAAGGTATGAGTATGTGCAGTTTGAAGCCGGAAAACCGTATGAAATAGAGGTGGAATACGTTCAGGATAAAACAGAATATGCTCATGTGAAGATACTTTGGGATGTGCCTAATCCTAATTTGAAACAAGAAGCCATTGATTTGGCCAGGAACTCCGATCTGGTGATTCTGTGTATGGGACTGAGCCCCTTATTGGAAGGCGAAGAGATGAAAGTCAATGTAGAAGGTTTTGCGGGTGGAGACCGTCTCGACATCAAACTACCCGCTGTTCAAACCGAGCTCATGAAAGAAATTCAGAAACTCGGGAAACCCACTGTTCTGGTCCTTCTCAATGGAAGCGCCTTAGCCTTTAACTGGGAAGCTGAAAATATTCCTGCCATTCTGGAGGCATGGTATCCCGGGCAGTCGGGCGGAACAGCCATTGCCGACGTTATTTTTGGCGATTACAATCCGGCAGGCCGCCTTCCGGTTACCTTTTATAAAGATGTGAACCAGATTCCTGCTTTTGATAATTATGACATGCAGGGTAAAACTTACCGGTATTTTGAAGGAAAACCTCTGTACGAGTTTGGTTATGGGTTAAGCTATACCACCTTTCAGTATAAACTGCGTACTGTTCCCGAAAGCGTGAAGAACGGAGAGGATATTTCGGTTTCTGTCGATGTGACCAATACCGGCAATATGGATGGAGATGAAGTTGTTCAACTTTACGTGTCTCTACCCGACAGTAAACTGCAAAAACCGATTCGTGCTTTGCAGGGATTTAAACGGGTACATTTGAAAAAAGGCGAAACACAAACCGTGAAGTTTACGTTGAAACCGCATCAGATTGCTGCAAGGAACAAAGCGAACATACCGGTTGTTGAGACCGGAAAAGTGCAGGTGTCGATCGGAGGTAAGCAACCCGATGCCGGTTCGCTGGCTACCGGAAACGTAGTAGAGGTTTTTATTGAGACAGAGGGGGATAATTATTTTATTAACGAATAA
- a CDS encoding carbohydrate kinase, with protein sequence MYLLGYDIGSSSVKACLVNAETGQVVASDFFPKTEMPIYAAQPGWAEQDPDMWWENLKLANQSVIKKSGIDVAEIKGIGISWQMHGLVAIDKNGKVLRPSIIWCDSRAVPYGEKAFEAIGAENALAALLNSPGNFTASKLAWVKENEPYLYGQIDKIMLPGDYIAMKLTGGVCTTIEGLSEGVFWDFQTNAVSTEVMRYFGFSDEIIPPVIPTFGFQGTVSAGAAKELGLKEGIPLGYRAGDQPNNAVSLNVFNPGEIASTAGTSGVVYGVLGEVNYDPLSRVNTFAHVNHTSGKPRLGVLLCINGTGILNSWIKRNMIQPGLSYNDMNGLAEKSPVGSRGVSVIPFGNGAERVLQNKDPGCSFHGINFNIHTLSDIVRASQEGIVFSFKYGMEIMEEMGMKINLIRAGNANMFLSPVFRETLAGITGSTIELFDTDGAAGAAKAAGMGVGIYSSNEEAFASLKKIMTVKPDEKNGERYKEVYQRWKKYIKQ encoded by the coding sequence ATGTATTTGTTGGGATACGATATAGGCAGTTCATCGGTAAAAGCTTGCCTGGTGAATGCAGAAACGGGGCAGGTGGTAGCATCCGATTTTTTCCCGAAGACCGAGATGCCGATCTATGCTGCACAACCGGGTTGGGCGGAACAAGACCCCGACATGTGGTGGGAAAACCTGAAGCTGGCAAACCAATCGGTAATTAAAAAGTCGGGTATAGATGTTGCCGAAATCAAAGGCATCGGGATATCGTGGCAGATGCACGGATTGGTCGCCATCGATAAGAACGGAAAAGTGCTTCGCCCGTCCATCATTTGGTGCGACAGTCGCGCTGTACCCTACGGTGAAAAAGCATTCGAGGCGATAGGGGCAGAGAATGCCCTGGCTGCACTGTTGAACTCGCCGGGTAACTTCACCGCATCAAAACTGGCTTGGGTAAAAGAAAATGAACCCTACCTTTATGGACAAATCGATAAGATCATGCTCCCCGGTGATTATATTGCCATGAAGCTGACGGGTGGTGTTTGCACTACGATTGAAGGATTATCGGAAGGTGTTTTCTGGGATTTTCAGACAAACGCCGTCTCGACAGAGGTGATGAGGTATTTTGGATTCAGTGACGAAATTATTCCTCCGGTAATTCCAACGTTTGGTTTTCAGGGAACGGTATCCGCCGGAGCAGCCAAGGAGCTCGGTCTGAAAGAGGGTATCCCGCTGGGATACCGGGCAGGGGACCAGCCCAACAATGCCGTTTCGCTCAACGTGTTCAACCCAGGAGAAATAGCCTCTACCGCAGGAACATCGGGAGTGGTTTACGGCGTGCTGGGCGAAGTGAATTACGATCCGCTTTCGCGTGTTAACACCTTTGCACACGTGAACCACACATCCGGGAAGCCGAGGCTGGGTGTCTTATTGTGCATCAACGGAACCGGTATTCTGAATTCGTGGATAAAAAGGAACATGATACAGCCGGGATTGAGTTACAACGACATGAACGGGCTGGCTGAAAAGTCTCCTGTCGGTTCAAGGGGGGTCTCGGTGATTCCTTTCGGAAACGGTGCAGAGCGCGTACTGCAAAATAAGGATCCGGGATGTTCCTTTCACGGTATCAATTTCAATATTCATACCCTTTCCGATATTGTTCGTGCGTCGCAGGAAGGCATTGTCTTCTCTTTTAAATACGGAATGGAGATTATGGAAGAGATGGGGATGAAGATCAACCTTATCAGGGCTGGAAACGCCAATATGTTCCTGAGTCCCGTATTCAGAGAAACACTGGCGGGCATAACCGGATCAACCATCGAGCTGTTCGATACCGACGGAGCGGCAGGCGCTGCAAAAGCTGCCGGTATGGGCGTAGGGATCTATTCTTCCAACGAAGAGGCATTTGCTTCGCTGAAGAAAATCATGACCGTTAAGCCCGATGAAAAGAATGGTGAGAGGTACAAGGAGGTTTACCAACGTTGGAAAAAATACATTAAACAATAG
- the xylA gene encoding xylose isomerase, whose product METKKEFFPGIGKIRFEGKESKNPLAFRYYDAEKVVYGRKMKEWFKFSMAYWHTLCAESSDPFGEETKDFEWNNGDGALERARKKLDAGFEFMQKIGIEYFCFHDIDLIDEGKTIGEYEANLRSIVAYAKKRMEETGIKLLWGTANVFSHKRYMNGAATNPNFDSVAYAATQIKNALDATIELGGENYVFWGGREGYMSLLNTDMKREKKHLAMMLAKARDYARSKGFKGTFLIEPKPMEPTKHQYDADAETVIGFLRAHNLDKDFKLNIEVNHATLAGHTFEHDLQCAVDAGLLGSIDANRGDYQNGWDTDQFPIDLYELTQAMLVILKGGGLQGGGTNFDAKIRRNSTDLEDIFIAHIAGMDAFARALEAAAGILDESPYLQMLKERYVSFDSGKGNEFEEGKLSLEDMREYALALGKEPDQISGKQELYEAIVNMYI is encoded by the coding sequence ATGGAAACAAAAAAAGAATTTTTTCCCGGAATAGGGAAGATCAGGTTCGAAGGAAAAGAAAGCAAAAATCCGCTGGCATTCCGTTACTACGATGCGGAGAAAGTGGTTTACGGACGGAAGATGAAAGAGTGGTTCAAATTCTCCATGGCTTACTGGCACACCCTTTGTGCGGAATCGAGTGACCCCTTTGGCGAAGAAACCAAGGATTTCGAATGGAACAATGGTGATGGCGCTTTGGAAAGAGCCCGGAAGAAACTGGATGCCGGTTTCGAGTTTATGCAGAAGATTGGAATCGAATATTTCTGTTTTCACGATATCGATCTGATCGACGAAGGGAAAACCATCGGGGAGTATGAAGCCAACCTCAGGTCCATCGTCGCATACGCTAAAAAAAGGATGGAAGAGACAGGCATCAAACTGCTCTGGGGTACGGCCAATGTTTTTAGTCACAAGCGTTACATGAACGGGGCAGCTACCAACCCCAACTTCGACAGTGTAGCCTACGCTGCCACACAAATCAAGAACGCACTTGATGCCACCATCGAGCTGGGAGGAGAAAATTATGTGTTCTGGGGTGGTCGCGAAGGGTATATGAGCCTCCTGAATACCGATATGAAGCGTGAAAAAAAACACCTGGCCATGATGCTGGCCAAGGCACGCGATTATGCCCGTTCGAAGGGATTTAAAGGAACATTTCTTATTGAACCCAAACCGATGGAGCCGACCAAACACCAGTACGATGCAGATGCTGAAACAGTGATCGGATTTCTCCGCGCACACAACCTCGACAAGGATTTCAAACTGAACATTGAGGTAAACCACGCCACACTGGCAGGGCACACTTTTGAACACGACCTGCAGTGCGCTGTCGATGCCGGCTTGTTGGGCTCCATTGATGCCAATCGGGGTGATTACCAGAACGGCTGGGACACAGACCAGTTTCCCATCGATCTTTACGAACTGACCCAAGCCATGTTGGTTATTCTGAAAGGTGGAGGTTTGCAAGGCGGAGGCACGAACTTCGATGCCAAAATCCGGAGAAATTCCACCGATTTGGAAGATATCTTTATTGCACACATTGCCGGTATGGACGCCTTTGCACGAGCCCTGGAGGCTGCCGCCGGGATTCTGGATGAATCACCCTATCTGCAGATGCTCAAGGAGAGATACGTTTCTTTCGATAGCGGTAAAGGAAACGAGTTCGAAGAGGGAAAGCTCTCGCTCGAAGATATGCGTGAATACGCTCTCGCGCTGGGGAAAGAGCCTGATCAGATCAGCGGCAAGCAGGAACTGTACGAAGCAATTGTAAACATGTACATTTGA